A section of the Alligator mississippiensis isolate rAllMis1 chromosome 8, rAllMis1, whole genome shotgun sequence genome encodes:
- the MILR1 gene encoding allergin-1: MLTFMTLLVLLLSHFQATQQNKNSEENGSELLSNPELKLPNRNSEVTIGQNVTMTCFSGSGSLSINYTLFRDDQKLFTETKSAGMPAKFILNIKSASDTGKHTCKATNEILKKTKYSKSLILTLIETVSQPVLSSPTSRVKTGQNVTLFCLSENGSHPITYRFFRGNKTISPPICVQGKAAANISLTINSSNVLGDYKCKAENRIPNSKKYSNSLRFTLSEKAGISYLLWISLLVFLLLVVIVIAVAIPFLFLPWYKARKLKSPKSSTGFVSDKTESENCVIYTEIANDESDQLQYANISIIRKEKGDKRVNLSTDTVNYSEVFISRIQGKFSLMIYEKTNYKIFKRELLLL; this comes from the exons agCTGCTATCTAATCCTGAGCTCAAGCTACCCAACAGAAACTCAGAGGTAACGATAGGCCAGAATGTGACGATGACTTGCTTCTCAGGCTCTGGCTCTCTTTCGATCAACTATACTCTTTTTAGAGACGATCAGAAACTATTCACTGAAACCAAGAGTGCGGGGATGCCAGCTAAGTTTATCTTGAATATCAAGTCTGCAAGTGATACAGGCAAACATACGTGCAAAGCCACAAATGAAATCCtcaagaaaacaaaatacagCAAGAGTTTAATTTTGACATTAATAG aaactgtgTCCCAACCAGTGCTGAGCTCACCCACTTCCCGAGTTAAGACAGGCCAGAATGTGACGCTCTTTTGTCTCTCAGAGAATGGCTCTCATCCTATCACATACAGATTTTTTAGAGGAAATAAGACTATATCACCCCCTATATGTGTACAGGGGAAGGCAGCTGCTAATATTTCTTTAACTATCAATTCTTCCAATGTTTTGGGTGACTATAAGTGCAAAGCTGAAAACAGAATTCCCAATTCAAAGAAATACAGCAACAGTCTCAGGTTTACCTTGTCAG AGAAGGCAGGCATTTCCTATCTACTCTGGATTTCTCTTCTGGTCTTCCTCCTGCTGGTGGTAATCGTGATTGCTGTGGCAattccatttcttttccttccttggtATAAAGCAA GAAAACTGAAGTCACCTAAATCATCTACTGGTTTTGTTTCAGACAAGACAGAGTCAGAAAACTGTGTGATATACACTGAGATTG CAAATGATGAATCTGATCAACTGCAGTACGCCAACATTTCAATTAtcagaaaagagaaaggagataAACGAG TGAACTTGAGCACAGATACAGTCAACTACTCTGAAGTTTTCATAAGCAGAATACAAGGTAAGTTCTCTTTGATGATATACGAGAAaacaaattataaaatatttaaaagagaaCTTCTACTTCTATAG